From the Pyrenophora tritici-repentis strain M4 chromosome 5, whole genome shotgun sequence genome, the window gctgccgtcgcctccagcgactgccccgccgcgccgtcaaagcccgttgtccgagcctgagctgcaagccacccaaacagctgcctccgcgcaagctgaagatatcgttggcgaggatgaggatactttcgaggatggagatggcgatccgctgcctgaggatgaggatgagatcgctgctaagggcgctgccggtagtgttgaggatgagggagagccagcgtaccgacgtcaagaaggcactccatggctgcctcgctcatcgcaagcgctagaggatgaggttaatcctgtactgcgcgttaggtggagggcttgccttggtggtgatatggagaaacactttattcctgaagctgccgatagcgagcacggcgtacggctgtactcgctgcatttcgacgacctatggcagtgggtagatgacgttgttgcagaattacggccaaaaagagcgaagatctcatctgtttgcactgttgtttacccagctaagcaggccaaacgcgagcgcgcgataaagcgattgcggcgaggtgttgatgcaacgtggaatagctttcagcgccttgttgtagaggttgataactatgtcagcgagccagtaaacgtcgatttcgagctcatcttggctgaaattccaggggagcagcagccgttgccaacggttgtcgacggtcctcgtcgacgcaccgcaacggtgattcaagaggaggggcttgctggtgtaatagcagctgaacaagcaggtagcgggcatgctattgctatccgggatagatggcgctgtacagatacccattgcgagaactatccttattgctgctggatggcgccaacagcgaggcagccagcgcgcttcgaagatcacctctttgtcaacggcaacattatctccatgtgggcaagagcaattacagcgagaagggcaacgtacgatgagccatctgatgatgtacggcttgcaattttgagagcaaaggacctgcgggtgcatgagaaaacgcgcaagttgcgggcggctggagatggcgacgatgatatcaaaagcttaacaaaactgctcatcgttggacagcttgagcggatgaacaggcaacctcaacaggagtctaacttgcaggcagctgcaccaacgataacaagagctgaggtatctagtgcatctcagtgggcgcctatccgatatgatcatgagcaggagattaacgagcatactagtaatttctttaactaccttaagttaaaatttcctacagttggagaggacattaacgagctttataagactcttgttattgacggagctatggatatcaacctcttgatgcagccatctggtgatatcttgaagttgtggacgcagcatttcaagcagcctcctggctggtttttcacgctacaaaacactgcaaaagaatggcaagctgggtaccagggtctcacagatcgtaactggagacgagtcgaacgttgtaagaaaagagaagagattgcgcgcaagaaattggtggttgaaccgtctagcagtgttgtggaggatgatggcgagaatgcttgaagcttagtggcctgagcgtttttggtgacagcggcccgtgcccgctatagtgttgaggtttttcaggcgtttcaaatgcgctgcaacaatagtctatttggatagccctatgtacaacactacaacgttatgcgattataacaggttaacttcctaagatagttctatatgtatagaaatagctcttatttttttagaattattaaatcgcttttgtgggttgcgcattaaggtgtaatcgttcgcatttgtatggtatcatctacctatagaaacgtactgtggcatccatttaaaagcacaattaatagggatagccacacctatggaaccagcttctgcagttaatattacagcacaccagctgcgctgcatactcaagaaagaccccaaagtcaatgaagttctccgcttgcgctgaattccttttcatccaccccttgagctgcttaaagctcttctcgatggggttgaaatctggtgagtatggcggcagatactcaaggagtactccagcactttggcaaagcacccgtacacgctctgatcgatggatggaggcgttatcaagcacgattactgaggctggccctgggtgaggattgcagaacggcagcacttgaaactctaagaagtcttctaggatctcagatgtaatcgcgccttgaaagatcttatagcttatgtagccatctatcgtcatggctggcagcagcgaccaccgttctgatcgcctgaagctgtgtgatagctccaccggctccccgattggagaccagccatacttgcggtcgcccgtacgctcattgcaggcgctctcgtccaacgcaacgatctgctccgccttatagtgttgcgccatcctggcaagatagaggcggcggagtggctcactctgctcctttgcccgctttgttgcaagcttgcgagaccatctcatcttctctagctctcggtaaacgctcgcaaggcttatcctaacgtcgtactcgtcgtacaagaagtccctcatctcatccatgtatgcgcccggtgagccattgaggtatgcctgaaggccttcgcgctgagcttgccggagtatagatggccgcccaagtcgaacgcagcgcggcggataaggcacgccccaaaactctaagctcaacctcagctttgctactgtgttacggctcgcacctgtagctctagagatggctcgatcactttcgcaggcagcaattcggtcgaggatagcctggagaacagcgggctgcaagcggtggccggtgcctggcatcgcgatgagatgggctcgagaaaattgcaacaccaaaaacgcgagtcagtagaggcgatcgcagcaaacaatgaacttcaaatacgttgtgggtgttagaaagcgtggctgcatcgatttactaacaaattactataggagttgatgttcttggccaccaagccaaccagatccaggtggctcaaggtatttcgagaaacacccataaGGTGTTTAAACGCTAGGTCGCTAGACGTGTTAGCTGGTAGCTCTCGCTTACGACTCGTCGCCTGTCTCGTCGCCTGTCTCGTCGCCTATCTCGTCATCATGCTTGCTTCACGCACAAGAACAAAACAAAGCAGAAAACCGAAAAGCACGGCGTTTAAAACCATAGCTGAGTATCCTTGTTCAAGTCGGCTTACTGAACCGAGTCGTTGAGCCCGCGGATCAATTGCTAAGACCCAAAGGTCGTGCTACGGGAGCGTGCTACAAGACCGCTGTCCATGGGCATCGCCCCATGGGCGACCCTCCTGTCGCAGACGTGACGCGCCAGGCCCACGCGCTACCCTCCTGTAGCAGAAGGAACGCAGGTCGACGGGTTAGCCTGTCTCCTCATAGGCTACCCTCTGTCGCAGACGGTCGACGTGCTGACCCACCGAATCCATGTCCCCTCCCCTCCCCTCCCCCCCCCTTCCCCTCCCTCATCTCCTATGGCAGCCGACACGCCATTATGCGGGTGCGAGGCTCAGCTGCGTTGGAGCATCACGCATTGCATGGTTCTCGATGTCGCGACTTGTACCAGGAAACCGTTCTTCGTCCCCAGTTTTAATCATCATGAACTATTTCCGCCCATGTGTCTCTACAATATACACAAGAGCTATGATGTGTTCATGTCGAGGTCCCGCTGTACAAGTCAGACCTGCACGAGCTGTTCACTTTTATCTGGGTCAGGGACCCACGTGACTCTTTATCTATATGCTTGATCATCCACCTTAGGTCACATCCGAAAGCCGCCCTGGATGAAGGGGTGTACTACGGAAACGCTAAGCTCCTGTCAACTAAATAAGACTATAAGCTTCGCATGTTACTCATGATATGATACAAAAGCTAGGATTATGTAGGACATTCGATCTCGTAGACGATCCTCATTTTCCCTTGCGCTTGTAATTGCTGGATGAAGCCGATAAGATGATACACGCGCAAGTGAGTAGCGCTGGATATAACGAGATGTATCGTTCATGACAATAGAAAAGCCGCTACTTCTACTTCTGAGGGAAGTCGCAATCCAATTGAGATACGACAAGATATCGTCTTTAGCTTTTCCTCCGGCGCAAGCGAACGCCAATATTCGGCGCATTCCCTGTGAACCATCATAAGAGCGTCTGCCGTTGAAACCTATGAGCCTTTCTATGCGGATAATTCTTCTAATATAACCGCAGAACGCCTTTTTCAACGGAAGGCCCTGCAATGCTAATAATGTAGTGACGTATATGGCAGACTTACATATACGTCTTGCGAAGAAATCCCAGCTGTAGACCGATGCTGCATGCTGAGAGCCATCTGCCAAGGAGCTATTTGGTACGGTAGGTTACAGCGCCTACATCCACAATGTGAGCGATGCGTGCATGATAAGAGAAGGCTGCAAATTCACTTGCCTATTCACCGCGGTAATCCTTTTGCGACGATAATAGCGGTGAAATACACGATCCTTTGTACACACACCGTTCACCGGTCTGTTGGAGGACCTCACTAACCCCTGCTCTACATGCACGTACCACACAAGAACGGACGTTCCCTAAGGTAACGCAGTTTCAAAAAGGAGGCTCTAATCAGCCAATCACCATCATGCCAAGCTACGTCACACGCGCTCCTCCGATCCGCACAGCTAACCTTGCCACGTCATTCTCGACATGCTATAATACCACCAACTTCAACACCCCATCGCATCCTGTCTGCAAGATGAAATCAAGTACTCGAATAGAATATTCCGATGAATTAGAGGCCCTAATTTCAAAATTGAGACAAGATGCGCCGCAGCAATCCTTCGGCAGTGTCGACATTCCTTCCGGCCGATCTCATGTAACCTTCAATATCCAGCAACACACGGACATTATAAATTTCATGAAGGAAACCCAAACAAAGGTAAATTCTACATAGCATATTATAATACAAAGCTTACGATGTTTGAAGTCGTACTCTCACGCCTTCGGCGCCGTCTTCGGTCCGGGTGCTACCATCCTCAGTGGTCCATTCTCCTACGCCATCGTCATCCTCGAATCAAGCGACGACCTTGAGTGCACAATTGGCGGCAAGGCTCCGGCTCGATGCAATCTGATACATGGCTATCAGGGTTGTCTTACAATCCAGGTCGAAGTAGGGCAACTTATAGGAATGGTGTTCGCCTGGAAAGCATCGAGTGAACCGTAGTCATACTGGTGTGGAACGTCTGTAATTATATCCGTCTGCCAAGTCGGGTTGATCATTCCGTTGCTCGATTCGCCGGTGATGTTGAGGGATGTATCGCATTGTAGGCTAGGGTTATACATGGATGTTTCGACGGACGTGTAAAAGGACTCAGGCGTTGATCGTGCTTTTTTCGATGTAGCTAACCAACGTGAGTTTCTCTTATACATTGGCGCGCATTTGTTTTGTACGTACGGCAGCTGTCATTACCGAGCTCCTCTAAACCTCGTTTCTTTGGGGACTTTTCCAAAGAAAGACGAGCCAAGCGGGGATCTTTGCGCAGATATCGGTCTATCGTCGCTCTGATCTTAGCGCCAGTGCCACGACCTTCGGAGCACTTGCTGTATAACACTGTGAAACGCTCAATGCTCATTGGCTCTATGCCGACATAGGACAACAGGAACAGAAAGTCCAGCTGATCTGTAGGCAAACTCAAAATGTCGAATGAAGTCGCTACGTGTTGCAATGCGCTTCTTGACTTCCTTGGAATCCGAACCTTTGTGGAGTCATTAGATCCCTCACGAGCTTGGAATGCCAACTCCCAGGTCACCAGCGTCCTTCGCACTGTCATCCAGACAGTGTAAGGCTGTATCTTATCGTATTGTATTGCGGTTGCATCTTTGACTCGTATCACTTCTTCCTCTGATTGGCGTGTAGCGACCACTAAGTCAACTTTTCTTTCCAGGGCGGAGCAATAATCGGCGGGGATATCGGTTGCAGCAAGCACAATTTGGATGGCCAAGGAGAGTATCGTCTCGTTACTCTTGGACAGGTCGAACGCCATCTCTGCTAGGGTACTGGGAAGCCACGTTAGCGGGAAGAATGAGTGAACACTGAGCTCGAATGTACCGGGCAGCGCAGTCGGGAGTTGGGATGCTGGTTGTAGTGAAGATGGCAGGAGTGTTGTGTGTATTCCAGAGGTAACAGACAGGTACAGCGCATCCCCAGGTATAGTGAACAGGAAGTGGAACTGTGCCGAACAGACTGTGTGAGAGATGTGCAAGTGTGGGCAACATGGTGCCTGACACATGGTTAGGGTGTGGCAGACAGTATGTCCCCACTCAGTGGGCTCAAGGCGAAAGCCAAGTTTTGATTCGCAGCATGATAGCAGCTAAGCCTAGTACGTTTGCGGGCTCATGCCTGTCGTCGCACCCCCTTGTGTAGGTGTTGTACTGCTATTCCTGGTCTATGCCAGACAAGTATCAAAGCGCTTCGTGTTGGGAGGCAGACACTCTGCGAAAGGTGAGCCATAGGGCAGCCACAAGCAACTCTGCGGCGACCTTCCACACACAGACACGTAAAGAAGACGGTCCCAACCCTATGCGAAGCTAGTTAAACCCGGAGGTTCGCCTGTGCCGCCTCAATGCAACACACTATGAATAGGCATATCTCAGACACTCTAATCAATAAAGTTGCGTGTCTCCCTCTTCGATGAGTGTCTAGTACATCATTCAATATGAATTTTGCTGCCGCTATTATTGTTTGCTCTACCATTGTTGGTGTTGTTCGAATTCCTCAAGCAACACAGCTAGCTTTCAAAATTTCTCAGCTAGCCTTTCTGCCTCCATCCCTGCCAATCTGCCTCGTATTAGTGGCGTACCTCCTGCCACTCATACCCTGTACACTCTCAGTCATACTGGCCGCGCGTGGTTTCACTGGATACGCGCTACAAGTGCATATATCCACTTTTGGCAGCCTTGTGTACCTCGACTGGGTAAGACTCCCTAGAAAGGCTGCGATTGCGATTGACTAACATAATTAGATGTTCATGCATGAATGGTTCACTCTTCAGAGCGGCAGTCATCGTGTTTCAGCTCAACGGTGGCTTTGCCGCGCTGTTATTGCTGTCATATGCACATGCAGTAGTTGTGTGGGGATAGCTATGCAAAGGTGCAGCAATCAATGAGGCTCAGCTGGGTGATGTCTATGAGCTAACCCTATCGCAGTCCCTACACCAACCCCGTATTTCTGCTCTTCTTTTCAGGAGTCTACATATACTTTTGTCTAGGATCTAGCATTCGGCCTGACGTATCACGCGTCAGGTCAGACCTCTCACGACGAGCGTACCTATATTACGTCGCTTTCACTGCACTACTTATCGCATCTCTTATCTTTGATGTCGTTGAAGCGGTTCTCAATGAATCCGAATTCTCACAGTATCTTTTACTTGTAAGTAATTTATCCTCTACCATTACATTATTGACGAATTTAAGATACTCTCTCTGCTACATCCACGTACCAAACAAAGCATCAGATGTATATACAATTTGCTTGATACACTTTTTGTGCACATCATTCGCACATGTCAGCGTAATTTTTTTCGCAGGTTTAGTTTTGGAGATAGGTGCTTCCGCAACCAGTACGGAGTCGAAGAGATAAAAGTGACGGTATGATGTGGACGGACCTTCTCAAGGCAGGGGGGTTCATAGATATCAAGCGAGATAACATGGTTAATTGGCTGAGGCTGTCAAGGGCTTCCGGTGTCAATATTTCGCTAAGGAGCTATGAGATCCTGGGACATGATCAGTGTTGGGAACAAGTACACCAGGCGGAAATGTAACATGTATCGCCGATCATTACGGTCTCTCATGCCGCTCATATCGGTGTGGCGCTAACTGCGTCCCCGAGACGAAGGTGGGCAGCCGGAAGGTGTGAATGAGTGACAATGGGAATGCTTGTTGCATTAGTTACGGGTAACTACAACAAGACCCGATTGGTTCCTAACTTCCTTCCTTCCGCCATATAGGGCTTTCAGTATGCTTCCTTTCTCTACAATGCACAATCGGCTTGCTCTGAGGTCCTTCTTACGTGTAACGGTTTAGGCCCTGCCAAAACCTATTCTGGTACAAGTTGGgtactgctctcgctaccacacttGATCATCCCACATTCATATATATAGCTGCCCTCCTTCATAGTTATCCAGAAAATGCAGTTCCTCTTCTCCTCAAATACCGTTACAACATGCAAGCACCTTCTCCGGCACGTCCGATGGCTCTTGCGGTCCGCTAAGTGGGGGCGGTTTCCGCAATTCTACAATAGCTTTTCTTCTCCCCATCCTACTAGTTGCGGTGATGCTAGTAGGTACTTTCGATAGAGCGGAATTACAGGAAAGACATCATCAAGAAAAGTAGGAAGTGATCCGATAATTAGGTACGTGACGTTTGAACACGCGTAATACTTCCTGTGCATAAAACCGAGGCCACCTAAACGGAGGCCCACGATCTAACTAGGGGCTAGCGATGTTAGCCAAGACCACTACGAGGCGCTCAGGATATATTAAGAAGCCTTTTCTCCTCTGTCTTCTAAGTTACTTTTACTTGTCAGCCTCCTCCATTGTCATGATGAGCGCTTCCAACACTGTCTCTATATTAGGCCTCTCGCTTGTACTCTTTTTTCGACTCGTCAATCTAATAATTTACTTTTATCTCCGAGCAAGAGATCTATGCGAGCCTTTAGATCGAGCTGTTGTGACGCTGCAAGCCGTTGTGCCCGCTCTATGTGGAGTGGGTATACTCGAATGCTTGCTTCAGTCTACACTCAATTACACACTCGCTACGTTGCTCTTAGTACTATATCTCCTGGCATATATGGACTGGGTAAGTGGCCACGATTATTCCAGATGACATATGTTAATGAAAACAGATCGGGGTCTTTGACTGGCCAGCCCGCCGGTGGCAGAAGATTCTCCATATACTCACATATGGTATAGCTGTTTTTCTTGTGGTCGTAACTATCTGGAATACCAAGTATATATCTGCAATCCGTTATATGGACCTAGGACTGATGGCTATccagcttgttgctttccCGATACCTTCAGATCGTCTCGATAACTATTATTTTTCTCGTCTATATATGTATAGCCATTGTCCGTGGTATCTGGAGCTATTGGGCTACAAGTTTTGGTTACTTCTTGGCTGTTTTAGCGATTTGCATTTACTTCTCGAAAGAGACAACCCCTtatcagcttcttcttgcgGTATGTATAACTGGACTACATAGATGTAAGCACTGCTAACTTTTACAAGGTATTATGCATCGTACACTCCCTCATCTCGTTAGAAGGGCTTCATCTGGCGTATGTATGGGCGCGAAGGACAGATGATAGCCCACGCGCTAGCCTACATGCTGGAACTCATATCGATCCGGTGCCCCGAGATATTGAGCATGGGACGACAACAAATGGTACAGAAAGCCCCATGCCCCTGGAAGGGCTTCGGA encodes:
- a CDS encoding DDE-3 multi-domain protein; amino-acid sequence: MPGTGHRLQPAVLQAILDRIAACESDRAISRATGASRNTVAKLRLSLEFWGVPYPPRCVRLGRPSILRQAQREGLQAYLNGSPGAYMDEMRDFLYDEYDVRISLASVYRELEKMRWSRKLATKRAKEQSEPLRRLYLARMAQHYKAEQIVALDESACNERTGDRKYGWSPIGEPVELSHSFRRSERWSLLPAMTIDGYISYKIFQGAITSEILEDFLEFQVLPFCNPHPGPASVIVLDNASIHRSERVRVLCQSAGVLLEYLPPYSPDFNPIEKSFKQLKGWMKRNSAQAENFIDFGVFLEYAAQLVCCNINCRSWFHRCGYPY